Proteins found in one Rhodobacter capsulatus SB 1003 genomic segment:
- a CDS encoding putative bifunctional diguanylate cyclase/phosphodiesterase, with protein MTILVIDDEAAVRDAYRLLFSGTVSSRPVSRADALAEELFGAAVPQAAPGPSMGFEISLAAQGLEGVELAARALQEGTPFKVAFVDVRMPPGIDGKETARRLRALDPDLNIVIVSAWSDHSVTDITAVAGPADKIFYICKPFEPDEVRQMARALSERWDNDTRQLMFLRAKVAELAASEARAQHMASHDFLTGAANRMAFQNRLIERLEAGTNDLFVAFLDLDHFKHVNDTFGHDAGDEVIRMACAAFVSRAPAGTMVARLGGDEFGVLLTGMDRETAVATCQGLLETCSGDFSVFGNSVFIGASCGLVDGSCHPGCDAADLMRFADLALFAAKQDGGQTVRVFDKQLDASQQFRQRIEAGLFYALASEELSIHYQPIVASDTLDVVGYEALLRWNSRDYGTVPPGVFMPIAEESPVTLLLGDWVVERVLRDARGWPGLFTAINFSPRQFQRQDFVARLAAEARQNGLAPALIQIEVTETTLRAHARQSRKIVDELRAQGFRVAIDDFGTGASSIASLQDLAVDAIKIDRSFIEGMDRDRPSAAIVTALSHLAAGLGLEIVAEGVERISQRDVLRQLGCTHLQGFLFGQGQAVDRLLSASGGEPGRSAAG; from the coding sequence ATGACCATTCTCGTCATTGATGACGAAGCCGCCGTTCGCGACGCATATCGCCTTTTGTTTTCCGGCACCGTTTCATCCCGCCCCGTTTCGCGCGCCGATGCCCTGGCCGAGGAGCTTTTCGGGGCCGCCGTGCCGCAGGCCGCCCCGGGGCCGAGCATGGGATTCGAGATCAGCCTTGCCGCGCAGGGGCTTGAAGGCGTCGAACTGGCGGCGCGGGCGCTGCAGGAGGGCACGCCCTTCAAGGTCGCCTTCGTCGATGTGCGGATGCCGCCGGGGATCGACGGCAAGGAAACCGCGCGCCGGTTGCGCGCGCTTGATCCCGATCTGAACATCGTCATCGTTTCGGCCTGGTCGGACCATTCGGTGACCGACATCACCGCCGTGGCCGGTCCGGCCGACAAGATCTTTTACATCTGCAAGCCCTTCGAGCCCGACGAAGTGCGCCAGATGGCCCGGGCGCTCAGCGAAAGATGGGACAATGACACCCGGCAGCTGATGTTCCTGCGCGCCAAGGTCGCCGAACTCGCCGCCAGCGAGGCCCGCGCCCAGCACATGGCCAGCCATGATTTCCTGACCGGGGCGGCGAACCGGATGGCGTTCCAGAACCGGCTGATCGAACGGCTCGAGGCCGGGACGAACGATCTTTTCGTCGCCTTCCTCGATCTCGACCATTTCAAGCATGTGAACGACACCTTCGGCCATGATGCCGGGGACGAGGTGATTCGCATGGCCTGTGCCGCCTTTGTCTCCCGCGCCCCCGCGGGGACGATGGTGGCACGGCTGGGCGGCGACGAATTCGGCGTGCTGCTGACCGGGATGGACCGGGAGACGGCGGTGGCCACCTGTCAGGGGCTTTTGGAAACCTGTTCGGGGGATTTCTCGGTCTTCGGCAATTCGGTCTTCATCGGCGCCTCCTGCGGGCTGGTCGACGGGTCGTGCCATCCCGGTTGCGACGCCGCCGATCTGATGCGCTTTGCCGATCTGGCGCTGTTTGCCGCGAAACAGGACGGCGGCCAGACGGTGCGGGTCTTCGACAAGCAGCTCGACGCCAGCCAGCAGTTCCGCCAGCGCATCGAGGCGGGGCTCTTCTATGCGCTCGCCAGCGAGGAATTGTCGATCCATTACCAGCCCATCGTCGCCTCGGACACGCTGGATGTGGTGGGTTATGAGGCGCTCTTGCGCTGGAACAGCCGCGATTACGGCACCGTGCCCCCGGGCGTCTTCATGCCGATCGCCGAGGAAAGCCCGGTGACGCTGCTTCTGGGCGACTGGGTGGTGGAACGGGTGCTGCGCGATGCCCGCGGCTGGCCGGGCCTGTTCACCGCGATCAACTTCTCGCCGCGGCAATTCCAGCGTCAGGATTTCGTCGCCCGCCTTGCGGCCGAGGCGCGGCAGAACGGCCTTGCCCCGGCGCTGATCCAGATCGAGGTCACCGAAACCACGCTGCGCGCGCATGCCCGGCAAAGCCGCAAGATCGTCGACGAGTTGCGCGCCCAGGGCTTCCGGGTGGCGATCGACGATTTCGGCACCGGCGCCTCCAGCATCGCCAGTCTGCAGGATCTGGCCGTCGACGCGATCAAGATCGACCGCAGTTTCATCGAGGGGATGGACCGCGACCGCCCCTCGGCCGCCATCGTCACCGCGCTGTCGCATCTGGCCGCCGGGCTGGGCCTTGAAATCGTCGCCGAGGGGGTGGAGCGGATCAGCCAGCGCGATGTGCTGCGCCAGCTTGGCTGCACGCATCTGCAGGGCTTCCTGTTCGGTCAGGGTCAGGCGGTGGACCGCCTTCTCTCCGCCTCCGGGGGGGAACCCGGCCGCAGTGCCGCGGGCTGA